In Streptomyces hawaiiensis, one genomic interval encodes:
- a CDS encoding hydroxyacid dehydrogenase: MPSPQLPRAVFAMDPVHLPLLFPPPLMERLRRTADIDPGLVVRDFADPAGAAALASAEVLITGWGCPHLDSGVLTAAPKLDAVLHAAGSVRSLVGEALWERGVKVSSAVTGNALPVAEYTLAMILLLGKDTFDHRERFRRTHAYPGPAETAATGNLGRRVGVIGASRVGRRLLELLRPFDLTVLLHDPYVSPAEAAALGAESLSLEDLLRHSDIVSVHAPDIPATHHMIDRDRLALMRDGGVLVNTARGALVDHEALTDELVSGRLNAVLDVTDPEPLPAGSPLYHLPNVFLTPHIAGSLGNELERLGRIVVEELERLAAGVPPLHEVRHADLARVA, encoded by the coding sequence ATGCCCAGCCCTCAGCTGCCGCGGGCCGTGTTCGCGATGGACCCGGTGCACCTCCCGCTGCTCTTCCCTCCGCCGCTGATGGAGCGGCTGAGGCGCACCGCCGACATCGATCCCGGGTTGGTGGTGCGGGACTTCGCCGATCCGGCCGGCGCCGCCGCCCTGGCCTCCGCCGAGGTGCTGATCACCGGCTGGGGCTGCCCGCATCTGGACTCCGGTGTCCTCACGGCCGCCCCGAAGCTCGACGCCGTGCTGCACGCGGCCGGCTCCGTCCGCTCCCTGGTCGGCGAGGCCCTGTGGGAACGCGGGGTCAAGGTGTCCAGCGCGGTGACGGGCAACGCCCTGCCGGTCGCGGAGTACACGCTCGCGATGATCCTGCTGCTCGGCAAGGACACCTTCGACCACCGCGAGCGTTTCCGCCGGACCCACGCCTACCCGGGCCCGGCCGAGACCGCGGCGACCGGCAACCTCGGCCGTCGCGTCGGCGTCATCGGCGCCTCGCGCGTGGGCCGCCGGCTGCTGGAACTGCTGCGGCCCTTCGACCTCACCGTCCTGCTGCACGACCCGTACGTGAGCCCCGCCGAGGCCGCCGCCCTCGGGGCCGAGTCGCTGTCGCTGGAGGACCTGCTCCGGCACAGCGACATCGTGAGCGTGCACGCCCCCGACATCCCCGCGACCCATCACATGATCGACCGCGACCGGCTCGCGCTGATGCGGGACGGCGGCGTGCTCGTCAACACCGCCCGCGGCGCGCTGGTCGACCACGAGGCGCTCACCGACGAGTTGGTCTCCGGCCGGCTGAACGCGGTGCTGGACGTCACCGACCCGGAGCCGCTGCCCGCCGGATCGCCGCTGTACCACCTGCCCAACGTGTTTCTCACCCCGCACATCGCCGGCTCCCTCGGCAACGAACTGGAGCGGCTCGGCCGCATCGTCGTCGAGGAACTGGAGCGCCTGGCGGCAGGCGTACCGCCGCTCCACGAGGTGCGGCACGCGGATCTGGCGCGGGTGGCGTGA
- a CDS encoding ABC transporter substrate-binding protein, with the protein MHPRAGASLSRRRFLSLSAGGAVSGAAALSGCALQVSDGVSGGSGESVTLMVKPEDIAPELIKQCQKDTGITIRTVQQDITKLIAMLTAGNPPDLVRAVGATDTAYFAARDVMEELDPYFAKSGVLKLDDLDPVNDLWRFDGKTQGKGPRYGMAKDFSQDSMYWYNTASFDKAGVDYPAELEPITFEEWLENAKRLVQRKNGQTTVFGGTYSGLTRATLLTGLTASAGGNLFSDDFSRVDFTTPEARKALTWYIDFCRAKVGPSLILLDPNGWDGPTYQAGRMAMSNSGYWMGGMINTDKKLAEVSRLAPAPKFEGGPRLSPCQGGTGMWMPRKAKNKDAAWRVFEWFFGEAPAKARAAGGWGIPTLKSLRPLMPAQTEYQKRVLKVQENELKHFSVVAFSPYITGDSFDALFNQIAPTAMKGEMSVDTLARRLNSVINEQIKRGKEQVA; encoded by the coding sequence ATGCACCCACGTGCTGGTGCATCCCTGAGCCGCCGCCGATTCCTCAGCCTCTCCGCGGGTGGCGCCGTGTCCGGCGCGGCAGCCCTGAGCGGTTGCGCCCTGCAGGTGTCCGACGGCGTGAGCGGTGGCTCGGGCGAGAGCGTCACCCTGATGGTCAAGCCCGAGGACATCGCACCGGAACTCATCAAGCAGTGCCAGAAGGACACCGGGATCACGATCCGGACGGTGCAGCAGGACATCACCAAGCTGATCGCCATGCTCACCGCCGGCAACCCGCCCGACCTGGTGCGTGCCGTCGGCGCCACGGACACGGCGTACTTCGCGGCCCGTGACGTGATGGAGGAGCTGGACCCCTACTTCGCCAAGAGCGGCGTTCTCAAGCTCGACGACCTGGACCCGGTCAACGACCTGTGGCGGTTCGACGGAAAGACCCAGGGCAAGGGCCCCCGCTACGGCATGGCGAAGGACTTCTCCCAGGACTCGATGTACTGGTACAACACCGCGTCCTTCGACAAGGCCGGGGTCGACTACCCGGCGGAGCTCGAGCCGATCACCTTCGAGGAGTGGCTCGAGAACGCCAAGCGCCTGGTGCAGCGCAAGAACGGCCAGACGACCGTCTTCGGCGGCACCTACAGCGGGCTGACCCGGGCCACCCTCCTGACCGGCCTGACGGCGTCCGCCGGCGGAAACCTCTTCAGCGACGACTTCTCCCGCGTCGACTTCACCACCCCCGAGGCGCGCAAGGCGCTGACCTGGTACATCGACTTCTGCAGGGCCAAGGTCGGGCCGAGCCTCATCCTGCTCGACCCCAACGGCTGGGACGGGCCCACCTACCAGGCCGGGCGCATGGCCATGTCGAACTCCGGCTACTGGATGGGCGGCATGATCAACACCGACAAGAAGCTGGCCGAGGTCTCCCGCCTCGCCCCCGCCCCGAAGTTCGAGGGCGGCCCCCGGCTCAGCCCCTGCCAGGGCGGCACCGGCATGTGGATGCCGCGCAAGGCGAAGAACAAGGACGCCGCGTGGCGGGTCTTCGAGTGGTTCTTCGGCGAGGCGCCGGCCAAGGCGCGCGCCGCCGGCGGCTGGGGCATTCCCACCCTGAAGTCCCTGCGGCCGCTGATGCCGGCACAGACGGAGTACCAGAAGCGGGTGCTGAAGGTGCAGGAGAACGAGCTGAAGCACTTCTCGGTGGTCGCTTTCAGCCCCTACATCACCGGCGACTCCTTCGATGCCCTGTTCAACCAGATCGCGCCGACCGCGATGAAGGGCGAGATGTCCGTCGACACCCTCGCGAGGCGCCTGAACTCGGTCATCAACGAGCAGATCAAGCGCGGTAAGGAGCAGGTGGCATGA
- a CDS encoding carbohydrate ABC transporter permease: MTVDQLSSAARRTRSTVTADGARQAGRPRVSMTARRHRAFYMFTSPWIIGFLLLTIVPMAYALWLSFTTYDGISPHWTYVGLGNYRELFSDPTTWDSLGRAGLFALTSVPLSILSGLGLAVLVNRPLKVRGLLRTLLYLPAVVPPVGAGIAFKTLFDQNSGAANGVLTLFGFDAVGWMADPYARYVLLMTVLWTAGNIMIISLAGLQDVPRELHEAARIDGASAWRTFRSITVPLLSPVLLFQTVTGVIASVQTIMPLLLAPVGTTGSVTTVPQSNYLYMMHVFAQYFALGRYGYASALLWVLFVLILIVTGIIFKFTSGMVFYNVDPEAKK; the protein is encoded by the coding sequence ATGACCGTCGATCAGCTCTCCTCGGCCGCACGGCGGACCCGCTCGACGGTGACCGCCGACGGGGCCCGGCAGGCAGGCCGGCCGCGGGTCTCCATGACAGCGCGCCGACACCGCGCGTTCTACATGTTCACCTCGCCGTGGATCATCGGTTTCCTGCTGCTGACCATCGTGCCGATGGCGTACGCGCTGTGGCTGAGCTTCACCACGTACGACGGCATCTCGCCGCACTGGACGTACGTCGGGCTCGGCAACTACCGCGAGCTCTTCTCGGACCCCACGACGTGGGACTCCCTGGGGCGTGCGGGGCTGTTCGCGTTGACCTCGGTACCGCTGTCCATCCTCTCCGGACTCGGCCTCGCCGTGCTGGTCAACCGGCCCCTGAAGGTGCGGGGGCTGTTGCGCACCCTGCTCTATCTGCCGGCCGTGGTGCCTCCGGTGGGCGCCGGTATCGCCTTCAAGACGCTCTTCGACCAGAACTCCGGTGCCGCCAACGGCGTCCTGACCCTCTTCGGCTTCGACGCCGTGGGCTGGATGGCGGACCCCTACGCCCGCTACGTCCTGCTGATGACCGTGCTCTGGACCGCCGGAAACATCATGATCATCTCGTTGGCCGGACTCCAGGACGTCCCGCGTGAACTGCACGAGGCCGCCCGTATCGACGGCGCGAGCGCCTGGCGCACCTTCCGCAGCATCACCGTGCCGCTGCTGTCCCCCGTGCTGCTCTTCCAGACGGTGACCGGGGTGATCGCGTCCGTGCAGACCATCATGCCGCTGCTGCTGGCCCCGGTCGGCACCACGGGCAGCGTCACGACGGTCCCGCAGTCCAACTACCTCTACATGATGCACGTGTTCGCGCAGTACTTCGCGCTCGGCCGCTACGGCTACGCCTCCGCACTGCTGTGGGTGCTCTTCGTCCTGATCCTCATCGTGACCGGAATCATCTTCAAGTTCACCTCCGGCATGGTGTTCTACAACGTCGACCCGGAGGCGAAGAAGTGA
- a CDS encoding carbohydrate ABC transporter permease yields MTATSLPPSSPVRVKVRVNRLVLYTVLVVITGLFLGPFGWLVLTGLKTSAETAAAPVHWLPTHFEWHNFADAFNLVDFLGYARNSLIIALLYATLVTLSSAWVGFGFARLDAPGKKWLFGILLGSMMLPQMITLLPTYLIFAKLGMVDTYWPWVLWGLAAAPYLVFLFRQFFAGLPRELEEAAIVDGCGYGMIFWRIFLPQSWPVLSASFIIAFTWTWGDYIAPQLLLSTDRTTLAVAIMSTYVTQAGSPITNLQAAASVMYVVPILLIFLIAQRGFVAGMSTTGLK; encoded by the coding sequence GTGACCGCCACCAGTCTTCCCCCCAGTTCGCCGGTCCGCGTGAAGGTCCGCGTCAACCGCCTCGTCCTCTACACGGTCCTCGTCGTCATCACCGGACTGTTCCTCGGGCCCTTCGGCTGGCTGGTCCTCACCGGCCTGAAGACCTCCGCGGAGACGGCCGCCGCCCCCGTGCACTGGCTGCCCACCCACTTCGAGTGGCACAACTTCGCCGACGCCTTCAACCTCGTCGACTTCCTCGGCTACGCCCGCAACTCCCTGATCATCGCCCTCCTCTACGCCACGCTCGTCACCCTCAGCTCCGCCTGGGTCGGCTTCGGCTTCGCCCGCCTCGACGCGCCCGGAAAGAAGTGGCTGTTCGGCATCCTGCTCGGCTCGATGATGCTGCCCCAGATGATCACCCTGCTGCCGACCTACCTGATCTTCGCGAAGCTCGGCATGGTCGATACGTACTGGCCGTGGGTGCTCTGGGGGCTGGCCGCGGCCCCGTATCTGGTCTTCCTCTTCCGTCAGTTCTTCGCCGGTCTGCCCCGTGAGCTGGAGGAGGCCGCGATCGTCGACGGCTGCGGCTACGGCATGATCTTCTGGCGCATCTTCCTGCCGCAGTCCTGGCCGGTGCTGTCCGCGAGCTTCATCATCGCCTTCACCTGGACCTGGGGCGACTACATCGCCCCGCAGCTGCTGCTCTCCACCGACCGCACCACACTCGCCGTGGCCATCATGTCCACCTACGTCACCCAGGCCGGCTCGCCGATCACCAACCTCCAGGCCGCGGCCTCCGTGATGTACGTCGTGCCGATCCTGCTGATCTTCCTGATCGCCCAGCGCGGGTTCGTCGCCGGGATGTCCACGACCGGCCTGAAGTAA
- a CDS encoding glycosyl hydrolase family 28 protein yields MNTPLSRRTTLQAAGVIAAAGLAGSIAGTAQAAAAEENGTAGDRVVIHPTLPKVPVNNSFTVKVRPLGGTWQKLGVYLAKLALIDANTGSNKAQSSSWAAFDFSGTVEVEVTYNPGGGEKVRIRPDSYGIKPEVLGSTARFTLDRPRNLVVQVDDKIFDCLHLFANPLERNVPTEGDKKVMYFGPGLHTHPDRTLKVPTGTTVYLAPGAVLTSSVIFEGVENCRLIGRGVVYDTTGGAVFVRKCDNVTIDGVTILNPRYENIRVAESNNLTIRNLRAFSHQGWGDGIQLYCSENVTIDGCFLRTSDDCVALYTHRWDFYGDTRNITVKNCSLWADVAHPINIGVHGNSDTPEMLENLRYENIDILDHREPQVTYQGAIAFMVGDSNVVRDVRFDDIRVEDFRWGQLIHMRVEYNPKYNTSAGRGIESVYIKDLSYNGKNADLSIIAGLDAEHAIKDVTFENLRVNGRVIADSTGKPTWYLASDGVPMFVNEHVTNLKFLTTAEAAAS; encoded by the coding sequence ATGAACACGCCTCTGTCACGCCGAACCACCCTCCAGGCCGCCGGTGTCATCGCTGCCGCCGGCTTGGCCGGCAGCATCGCGGGCACCGCACAGGCCGCCGCGGCGGAGGAGAACGGCACCGCCGGTGACCGCGTGGTCATCCACCCGACCCTTCCGAAGGTGCCTGTCAACAACTCCTTCACCGTCAAGGTCCGGCCGCTCGGAGGCACCTGGCAGAAGCTCGGCGTCTACCTCGCCAAGCTCGCACTGATCGACGCGAACACCGGCAGCAACAAGGCCCAGAGCTCCTCGTGGGCCGCCTTCGACTTCTCCGGCACCGTCGAGGTCGAGGTCACGTACAACCCGGGCGGCGGCGAGAAGGTCCGCATCCGCCCGGACTCGTACGGCATCAAGCCCGAGGTGCTCGGCAGCACCGCGCGCTTCACCCTGGACCGGCCCCGCAACCTGGTCGTCCAGGTCGACGACAAGATCTTCGACTGCCTGCACCTGTTCGCGAACCCGCTCGAGCGGAACGTGCCCACCGAGGGCGACAAGAAGGTCATGTACTTCGGGCCCGGTCTGCACACTCACCCCGACCGAACCCTGAAGGTGCCCACGGGCACCACCGTCTACCTGGCCCCGGGCGCCGTCCTCACGTCCAGCGTGATCTTCGAGGGCGTGGAGAACTGCCGGCTGATCGGCCGCGGCGTGGTCTACGACACGACCGGCGGCGCGGTCTTCGTCCGCAAGTGCGACAACGTCACGATCGACGGCGTCACGATCCTCAACCCCCGGTACGAGAACATCAGAGTCGCCGAGTCCAACAACCTCACCATCAGGAATCTGCGCGCCTTCAGCCACCAGGGCTGGGGTGACGGCATCCAGCTCTACTGCTCCGAGAACGTCACGATCGACGGCTGCTTCCTGCGCACCTCCGACGACTGCGTCGCCCTCTACACCCACCGCTGGGACTTCTACGGCGACACCCGCAACATCACCGTCAAGAACTGCTCCCTCTGGGCCGACGTCGCCCACCCGATCAACATCGGCGTGCACGGCAATTCCGACACCCCCGAGATGCTGGAGAACCTGCGCTACGAGAACATCGACATCCTCGACCACCGCGAGCCGCAGGTGACCTACCAGGGCGCCATCGCCTTCATGGTCGGCGACAGCAACGTCGTCCGGGACGTCAGGTTCGACGACATCCGCGTGGAGGACTTCCGCTGGGGCCAGCTCATCCACATGCGGGTCGAGTACAACCCGAAGTACAACACGTCGGCAGGCCGCGGCATCGAGTCCGTCTACATCAAGGACCTCAGCTACAACGGCAAGAACGCCGACCTCTCGATCATCGCCGGCCTCGACGCGGAGCACGCGATCAAGGACGTCACCTTCGAGAACCTCCGCGTCAACGGCAGGGTGATCGCCGACAGCACGGGCAAGCCGACGTGGTACCTGGCCTCGGACGGCGTGCCCATGTTCGTCAACGAGCACGTGACGAACCTCAAGTTCCTCACCACCGCCGAGGCGGCCGCGTCATGA